A stretch of DNA from Clostridium sp. JN-9:
AATATGGATTTGACAGAAATTCCGGCTATGGTACAAAGGAACATATTGAAGCAATAAAAAAATACGGACCTTGTAAAATACATAGAAGAAGTTTTATTACTAAAATTTTATAGACTATAAAGGAAAAGCATTTTTTATTAAGTTTACTGAACAATTATTATTGGAATCATTTAGAACTATTTCAATCACATCGAACCTAAAATAACTATTATATAGCTTTTTTATAATCATATAATATTCTGCAGTATGATAAATTTTGTACTGCTTTTTTTGTGTTATTGATTCGCACGGATGTCCATATTTATTTCCATATCTGGTTTTCACTTCGATAAATACTATATAATTATTATCTTTTGCAATTATATCTATTTCTCCAGTTTTGCATCTAAAGTTTTTTTCAATTATTGTATATCCTTTGCTAATTAAATATTCTGTGGCAGTACTTTCACCAAAATCACCTATATCTTTATTGTAATAATGCATAGTAACCTCCTAAAATAATTTATTACAGATTATGTCCAAAATAAATATAAATACACTAATTATAATAAAGAATTAAACAAGAAATAATTGTCAATAATTATAAGGAGGTGAATATATATGGATTTTGTAATAAATACAGCTTCCTACTATGGTATAAAAGGCAATATCATATCTGTAGAGGTTGATATTTCCCGCGGACTGCCATGCTATAGTATTGTTGGTCTAGCTAATACATCTGTTAAGGAATCTAAGGAAAGGGTAAGATCTGCAATTATAAATAGCGGTTATGAATTCCCAGTGGCAAGAATTGTAGTTAATCTATCGCCGGGTGATATAAGAAAGGATGGGGCATTATTTGATTTACCTATAGCACTTGCTATATTATGTGCAACAAAACAAATTGAATTTCAGGATTCTAATGAATTTTTAGTAATGGGTGAATTATCATTAACCGGTGAAATTAAAAGGGTACCTGGTGTCCTTCCTCTTATAATAGAGGGAATAAATAATAACCTTAATAATTATATTATACCTTGTGATAATAAACTGGAAGGAACTATAGTAAATAAGGCAAATATTTATCCATTTGAAACACTAAATGAAGTAGTAAGTTTTATAATGTATAGGGATCTGCTGCCATTTAAGGAAACCAAAACTTCTAAGGAAAATTATTTTAATATTGATTTCTCAGACATATATGGACAGCAAAGCTGTAAGAGATCAATTGAAGTTGCTTGTGCCGGCGGACACAATATTATAATGTATGGGCCTCCTGGCAGCGGAAAATCTATGCTGGCCAGACGTGTTCCG
This window harbors:
- a CDS encoding YraN family protein; its protein translation is MHYYNKDIGDFGESTATEYLISKGYTIIEKNFRCKTGEIDIIAKDNNYIVFIEVKTRYGNKYGHPCESITQKKQYKIYHTAEYYMIIKKLYNSYFRFDVIEIVLNDSNNNCSVNLIKNAFPL